Proteins encoded together in one Flavobacteriales bacterium window:
- a CDS encoding 1-acyl-sn-glycerol-3-phosphate acyltransferase, whose product MLALLIAAVSAWSASRARFSTDLFDALPDDPSLRHYRVLLEQGGAQGPITVGFFVDGADRDGLIAAADRFVAQVLEDPQGAVDSAFCRPDAALAEELLNGITHRIPLHADAQRLQWLAAADDRALDSAVKAVRNALAAPGGEFDAERLLHDPFGLTQPLRDRLLAGAFGGSAALIDGVLFSPDSSMAVALLWPSAEGAADPERMMDVLNRSMDAVRSGGIKAAAFGAAPMAVANRSAIGADSIRTSAVALALVLLLLLWYYRDLRLMPVFLLPPLFGFVVGVGALAFLRGSVSGLAIGAGSALLGIALDYSFHFLTHLRHRRDVAATLREVTAPMLLGCITTVLAFGALSFASSRVLADLGVIAGFMLAGALFMVLLVLPHFVPAVRARKNISDEGAGSHAAAPPRAGRWIALPGIVIVTAGLLPFAGRVQQDADPERLSLIPADMRQVRDRMEGSRDRAVPVFITGVGGTQEEARQRLEVAIAAERSAGRAEGALPCDLDPSERTKRSKLKSWSDAFQADGADRLVKRIREAAVRNGFTSDAFNGFLQQIEGHGRHGPAHAGLRLPGEFIGSADGETLVAVRLMVPPVEVDAVSDRMTALDGVEVMHRGMLGAHVAQVIDEDLSGILWRTTAIVFLALLITYGRIELALLTFLPMALGWAWILGLCGLLDIRFDLVNIMVCTFIFGLGDDYCIFTTEGMLARHRTGTDHTRSFRSAVVLSAITTIIGTGALFLAAHPALRSIAALAVTGMAALLAVALTVQPVLFGLFIGDRADRGRQPFTLLSLLFSLFAFSYFLLGCILLSVAWALFMFVPAPKRIKQHWTRSIVRLFTGSLVYVMANVRKDIRSFAPLLKDRPAIVIANHASFIDILAMLMITPRAVMMTNRWVWNSPFFGRVVRYAGFLRSEDGTELNVERARELIAQGVSVIIFPEGTRSRDGSIGRFHKGAFHIAETIGAPIVPVLLHGFGEAMSKGDALLKNATITMRPLPPIAPGDPRFGAGARDRTKGIAAWFKSEYEALRRDRETPRYFHERLVRAFTYKGPVLEWHARIKARMDEGLHALLNQRIPPGARITDLGSGHGMVSLLLHWCSTERRIVAVERDRDKVAIARHAARHWPGITMQEGDALHAPISESDAIILKDVLHYLRPGEQQHLLQRCSQALAPGGAIYVRDGFRSGDERHARTRWTERIAVAIGFNKTNQPMQFISREEFEGMAAASGLRVEWAHAARRTSNELAILTSL is encoded by the coding sequence GTGCTCGCGCTGTTGATTGCAGCCGTTTCGGCTTGGTCTGCAAGCCGGGCGCGCTTCAGCACTGATCTCTTCGACGCGCTCCCGGACGACCCTTCCCTTCGGCATTACCGCGTGCTGCTGGAGCAAGGCGGCGCACAAGGCCCCATCACGGTCGGCTTTTTCGTTGATGGCGCCGACCGCGACGGCCTGATCGCCGCCGCCGATCGATTCGTGGCGCAGGTGCTTGAAGATCCGCAAGGCGCGGTGGATAGTGCATTCTGCCGCCCCGATGCGGCCTTGGCCGAGGAGCTCCTTAACGGGATCACCCACCGCATCCCGCTGCATGCCGATGCTCAGCGGCTTCAGTGGCTGGCCGCGGCCGATGACCGTGCGCTTGACAGTGCGGTGAAGGCCGTGCGCAACGCTCTTGCCGCGCCAGGCGGCGAGTTCGATGCGGAGCGCTTGCTCCACGATCCCTTCGGGCTCACGCAGCCGTTGCGGGATCGACTGTTGGCAGGCGCCTTCGGCGGCAGCGCTGCCCTGATCGATGGCGTGCTCTTCAGCCCGGATAGCAGCATGGCCGTGGCCTTGCTCTGGCCATCGGCGGAAGGCGCTGCGGATCCGGAACGGATGATGGATGTGCTGAACAGGTCCATGGACGCCGTGCGTTCGGGAGGCATCAAGGCCGCCGCGTTCGGAGCTGCGCCCATGGCGGTGGCCAATCGCTCGGCCATCGGCGCCGATTCGATCCGCACATCGGCGGTGGCCCTTGCGCTGGTGCTGCTGCTGCTGCTCTGGTACTATCGAGACCTGCGCCTCATGCCGGTCTTCCTGCTCCCGCCGTTATTCGGCTTCGTGGTTGGGGTGGGCGCGCTGGCCTTCTTGCGCGGCAGCGTCTCCGGACTGGCCATCGGAGCCGGCTCTGCGCTGCTCGGGATCGCGCTCGATTATTCCTTCCATTTCCTCACGCACTTGCGCCATCGCCGGGATGTAGCCGCCACCTTGCGCGAAGTCACGGCGCCCATGCTGCTGGGCTGCATCACCACGGTGCTCGCCTTCGGGGCCCTGTCCTTCGCCAGCAGCAGGGTCCTCGCCGACCTGGGCGTGATCGCTGGCTTCATGCTCGCTGGTGCGCTCTTCATGGTGCTGCTTGTGCTGCCGCATTTCGTGCCGGCGGTGCGCGCGCGCAAGAACATCAGTGACGAAGGAGCGGGGTCGCACGCGGCTGCTCCTCCGCGCGCAGGCCGATGGATCGCGCTGCCCGGCATCGTCATCGTCACGGCGGGCCTGTTGCCATTCGCCGGCCGTGTGCAGCAGGATGCGGACCCGGAACGGCTCAGCCTGATCCCTGCGGACATGCGCCAAGTGCGCGACCGGATGGAAGGGAGCCGTGATCGCGCCGTGCCGGTGTTCATCACGGGCGTGGGCGGCACACAGGAAGAAGCGCGGCAGCGCTTGGAGGTCGCTATTGCGGCAGAGCGCAGCGCAGGTCGAGCGGAAGGAGCGCTGCCTTGTGATCTTGATCCTTCGGAACGGACCAAGCGATCGAAGTTGAAGTCTTGGAGCGATGCGTTCCAGGCTGATGGCGCGGATCGGCTTGTGAAGCGCATTCGCGAAGCAGCCGTGCGCAATGGATTCACGTCCGATGCCTTCAATGGGTTCTTGCAGCAGATCGAAGGGCACGGCCGTCACGGACCCGCTCATGCGGGCCTCCGACTTCCGGGCGAATTCATCGGGTCAGCGGATGGCGAAACGCTCGTGGCTGTTCGCTTGATGGTGCCGCCCGTTGAAGTGGATGCGGTGAGCGACCGCATGACCGCGCTGGATGGTGTCGAAGTGATGCACCGCGGGATGCTCGGCGCGCATGTGGCCCAGGTGATCGATGAGGACCTCTCAGGCATCCTCTGGCGCACCACCGCCATCGTATTCCTCGCACTGCTCATCACGTATGGCCGCATCGAACTCGCGCTGCTCACATTCCTGCCTATGGCCCTTGGTTGGGCCTGGATACTCGGGCTCTGCGGGCTGCTCGACATCCGATTCGACCTGGTGAACATCATGGTGTGCACCTTCATCTTCGGCCTCGGGGACGACTACTGCATCTTCACCACCGAGGGCATGCTCGCCCGGCACCGCACCGGCACCGACCATACGCGCTCGTTCCGGAGCGCCGTTGTGCTCTCAGCGATAACCACGATCATCGGAACAGGAGCGCTCTTCCTGGCGGCGCATCCTGCGCTCCGTTCCATCGCCGCACTGGCCGTCACGGGGATGGCGGCCCTGCTGGCCGTTGCGCTTACCGTGCAGCCCGTGCTCTTCGGCCTGTTCATTGGCGACAGGGCCGATAGGGGAAGGCAGCCCTTCACGCTGCTCTCGCTGCTGTTCTCCCTGTTCGCCTTCAGCTACTTCCTGCTGGGCTGCATCCTGTTGAGCGTGGCTTGGGCGCTCTTCATGTTCGTGCCTGCGCCCAAGCGCATCAAGCAGCATTGGACGCGGAGCATCGTGCGGCTCTTCACCGGATCGCTCGTGTACGTGATGGCCAATGTGCGCAAGGACATCCGGTCCTTCGCACCGCTGCTGAAGGACAGGCCCGCGATCGTGATCGCGAACCATGCCTCCTTCATCGACATCCTCGCCATGCTCATGATCACCCCGAGGGCAGTGATGATGACCAACCGCTGGGTGTGGAACAGCCCCTTCTTCGGCCGGGTGGTGCGTTACGCGGGCTTCCTCCGCAGCGAGGATGGCACGGAGCTGAACGTGGAGCGTGCGCGCGAGCTCATCGCGCAGGGCGTCTCGGTGATCATCTTCCCGGAAGGCACGCGTTCGCGCGATGGCAGCATCGGCCGCTTCCACAAGGGCGCATTCCACATCGCTGAGACCATCGGCGCGCCCATCGTGCCCGTGCTGCTGCATGGATTCGGCGAGGCCATGAGCAAGGGCGACGCGCTGCTGAAGAACGCCACCATCACCATGCGGCCGCTGCCGCCCATCGCCCCCGGCGATCCGCGGTTCGGTGCTGGCGCTCGCGACCGCACCAAGGGCATTGCGGCCTGGTTCAAGTCCGAGTACGAAGCGCTGCGCCGCGACCGGGAGACGCCGCGCTATTTCCATGAGCGGCTGGTGCGCGCATTCACCTACAAGGGCCCGGTGCTTGAATGGCATGCGCGGATCAAGGCCAGGATGGATGAGGGACTGCACGCGCTGCTCAATCAGCGGATCCCGCCTGGAGCGCGCATCACGGACCTGGGCAGCGGGCATGGCATGGTGTCGCTCCTGTTGCATTGGTGCTCCACCGAGCGGCGTATCGTGGCCGTTGAGCGCGATCGCGACAAGGTGGCCATCGCCAGGCACGCGGCCCGCCATTGGCCGGGGATCACCATGCAGGAAGGCGATGCGCTGCATGCGCCGATCAGCGAGTCGGATGCGATCATCCTGAAGGATGTGCTGCACTACCTGCGGCCCGGAGAACAACAGCACCTGCTCCAGCGTTGCTCGCAGGCCTTGGCGCCGGGCGGCGCGATCTATGTTCGCGACGGTTTCCGCAGCGGTGATGAGCGTCATGCGCGCACGCGGTGGACAGAGCGGATCGCTGTTGCGATCGGATTCAACAAGACCAATCAACCGATGCAGTTCATCAGCCGGGAGGAGTTCGAGGGCATGGCCGCGGCAAGCGGCCTGCGCGTGGAATGGGCGCATGCGGCGCGCCGCACCTCGAACGAATTGGCCATACTGACAAGCCTATGA
- a CDS encoding tryptophan 7-halogenase, whose translation MDDSRSNDPGEGRFDVLIIGAGPSGTVAAAWLAQQGHRVAVLERATFPRFVIGESLLPLSMGHWDETGMLPKLKEQGYAIKRGARFFRGDRVFNLAFGENYTQGWTWTWQVPRDHFDKVLADEASRLGAEVLFDHEALRVDLNHRDGVELITRHKGAEHRFTGRFLIDSSGYGGTLVKLLGLHDAPAGNGRMALFAHVHETEEHRARCFEPMQISFEVVARDLWFWSIPFSDGRTSIGFVGDNSHFAEAMGSGSDATAMHRMLEKQKAFGDRYANVEFVHGPQCIREYTHYNQALTGERYVLTGNCAGFLDPVFSSGVAFATESGLRAAKLLDRQLKGEAIDWKYEYEDHIRSGAEVFRTYVDAWYDGDLQDVFFADDVQQSHKERIVSVLAGYVWDSTNPYVSKHGKAVRALAQTIRLRDAERRSQAATDLHSARTNNGSTLMKEAGQSTSTVEESTAADARSEAQRIAFGPVLFQACQAMRRIGLLDAMVKARGHGATEADLIAGCGLTPYGFRVLIDMALTANVAWQRGDLYGLTKTGHMLATDEMTRVNLDFVDDVCYKGLAHLEEAVRTGTPAGLREHGSWPTVYQGLAHLPSEFRKSWFEFDNYYSDRSYPEALKIVFRDEPRVIMDVGANNGKWSLACLRHDPEVRMIAVDLPGQLRDLERNIAQAGMSARVTTHAADMLDPASTLPPGADAIWMSQFLDCFSEDEVMAILQKAKAALSAEASLWIMETFIDHQRFTAAEFSLAATSLYFTAIANGNSRMYRAEHFEPLVERAGLRIVERVTDVGLGHSLLRCMR comes from the coding sequence TGAAGGAGCAGGGCTACGCCATCAAGCGGGGAGCGCGCTTCTTCCGGGGCGACCGCGTGTTCAACCTCGCGTTCGGCGAGAACTACACCCAAGGCTGGACCTGGACCTGGCAGGTGCCGCGCGACCACTTCGATAAGGTCCTGGCCGATGAGGCAAGCCGGCTGGGGGCAGAGGTCCTTTTCGATCACGAGGCGCTGCGCGTTGACCTCAACCATCGCGATGGCGTCGAATTGATCACCCGCCACAAGGGGGCCGAGCACCGATTCACCGGGCGATTCCTCATTGACAGCAGCGGCTACGGCGGCACCTTGGTGAAGCTCCTCGGGCTTCACGATGCCCCTGCCGGCAATGGGCGCATGGCCCTTTTCGCCCATGTTCACGAGACCGAGGAGCACCGAGCGCGCTGCTTCGAGCCCATGCAGATCAGCTTCGAGGTGGTGGCGCGCGACCTCTGGTTCTGGAGCATCCCCTTCTCCGACGGCCGCACCTCCATCGGCTTCGTCGGCGACAACAGCCATTTCGCCGAGGCGATGGGATCCGGCTCAGATGCCACCGCGATGCACAGGATGCTGGAGAAGCAGAAGGCCTTCGGCGACCGCTACGCGAATGTCGAATTCGTGCATGGCCCCCAGTGCATCCGCGAATACACGCACTACAACCAAGCCCTCACCGGAGAGCGCTATGTGCTCACCGGCAACTGCGCCGGCTTCCTCGATCCGGTGTTCAGCAGCGGGGTGGCCTTCGCCACCGAGAGCGGGCTGAGGGCAGCCAAGCTGCTCGACCGCCAGTTGAAAGGTGAGGCCATCGATTGGAAGTACGAATACGAGGACCATATCCGCAGCGGCGCCGAGGTTTTCCGCACCTATGTGGACGCTTGGTACGACGGCGACCTCCAAGATGTCTTCTTCGCCGACGATGTGCAGCAATCGCACAAGGAGCGCATCGTCTCGGTGCTCGCGGGCTACGTTTGGGACAGCACCAATCCTTACGTGAGCAAGCACGGCAAGGCAGTGCGGGCACTTGCGCAGACGATCCGCTTGCGGGATGCTGAGCGGCGTTCACAGGCAGCCACGGACCTACATTCGGCGCGTACAAACAATGGCAGCACGCTCATGAAGGAAGCAGGACAGAGTACCAGCACCGTGGAGGAGAGCACCGCCGCCGATGCGCGCTCCGAGGCCCAGCGCATCGCTTTCGGCCCGGTGCTCTTCCAGGCGTGCCAGGCCATGCGCAGGATCGGCCTGCTTGATGCGATGGTGAAGGCCCGGGGCCACGGAGCAACGGAGGCCGACCTGATCGCGGGCTGCGGATTGACACCCTACGGCTTCCGCGTGCTCATCGACATGGCCCTCACCGCGAACGTGGCCTGGCAGCGCGGTGACCTTTACGGACTCACCAAGACAGGCCATATGCTCGCCACGGACGAGATGACGCGCGTGAACCTCGACTTCGTGGACGACGTGTGCTACAAAGGCCTCGCGCATCTCGAAGAAGCCGTGCGCACCGGGACGCCAGCCGGGCTGCGCGAACATGGTTCCTGGCCCACGGTGTACCAGGGCCTCGCCCACCTCCCGTCGGAATTCCGCAAGAGCTGGTTCGAATTCGACAACTACTACAGCGACCGGTCCTACCCCGAAGCGCTCAAAATCGTGTTCCGCGACGAGCCGCGTGTGATCATGGACGTGGGCGCCAACAATGGGAAATGGAGCCTCGCCTGCCTAAGGCACGACCCCGAAGTGCGCATGATCGCCGTGGACCTGCCCGGCCAGCTGCGCGACCTCGAGCGCAACATCGCTCAAGCGGGCATGAGCGCGCGCGTGACCACCCACGCCGCTGATATGCTCGATCCCGCGAGCACCCTGCCTCCGGGAGCCGATGCCATTTGGATGAGCCAGTTCCTCGATTGCTTCAGCGAGGACGAAGTGATGGCCATCCTGCAGAAGGCCAAGGCAGCCCTGAGCGCTGAGGCATCGCTATGGATCATGGAGACCTTCATCGACCATCAGCGGTTCACGGCGGCAGAGTTCTCGCTCGCCGCCACCTCCCTCTACTTCACCGCCATCGCCAACGGCAACAGCCGCATGTACCGCGCTGAGCACTTCGAGCCCTTGGTGGAGCGTGCCGGGCTGCGCATCGTGGAGCGCGTGACCGATGTGGGCCTCGGCCACAGCCTGCTGCGCTGCATGCGCTGA